A DNA window from Tachysurus fulvidraco isolate hzauxx_2018 chromosome 4, HZAU_PFXX_2.0, whole genome shotgun sequence contains the following coding sequences:
- the sos2 gene encoding son of sevenless homolog 2 isoform X3, which yields MQQPGYDFSSEENSSRWRGLFVPALRKVQLQVHPNLSSNEDALQHIEELILQLLNMLCVSQPRTVSDVEERIQKTFPYPIDKWAMSDAQSAIEKRKRRNPLLFPVDKIHPLLKEVLGYKIDYHVSLYIVAVLEYISADILKLAGNYVGNIRHFEISQQDIKVSMCADKVLMDMFDQEEVGLVSQCAEGNSTTGVLNYDDLVRLEMAEERQYLRDLDLIIKVFRRAFLFNSKLFSPQDVELVFSNILEVHELTVKLLGLIEDAVEMTEDGSPHPLVGSCFEDLAEEQAFDPYETLSQDILSKEFHDHFSNLMSRPTVALHFQSIAEGFKEAVQHVLPQLMMIPVYHCMHYFELLQQLQERSIDHDDREHLKQAQTALLNLQSSIERIYSKKPPRRKPGEPLYWLYSRTIRSKHLAIKRMSEIQRSIDGWEGRDIGQCCSQFILEGPLVRAGAKHERHNFLFDGLMISCKANQSSRMPGAEFRLKEKFVLRKYRVVDREDSQDLRFAFELVGRDEGGAVFCARSAEEKSAWMSALFMLQCRSTLDRMLDAELQKEEEEQPLRLPSPDVYRFTVRDSEENIVFEEHMQSKTGIPIIKAGTVEKLIERLTYHMYADPNFVRTFLTTYRSFCKPQDLLTLLIERFEIPEPEQLEAELESMWNGNQPMAAELQRFRREYVQPVQLRVLNVFRQWVEHHFYDFENDPELRIRLEDYITNPMQLRGKSVRKWVVSINKIIKRKMQMQPNGISHNITFEVPPPPVEWHISRPGQIDTFDLMTLHPIEIARQLTLLESDLYRAVRPSELVGSVWTKEDKEKNSPNLLRMIRHTTNLTLWFEKCVVEAENLEERVAVMIRIIEILQVFQELNNFNGVLEIVSAINSVPVYRLEHTFEAVPERKKRFLEEAVELSQDHFKKYLAKLKSINPPCVPFFGIYLTNILKTEEGNPDFLKRHGKDLINFSKRRKVAEITGEIQQYQNQPYRIAVENEIRPRKTSYPLKSPGVRPVRQVTTGGGNRGHPAPLERDPLPKITFRSIAETETESMTSLPTSPNTPAQTPPPSACSELNSVFIEHDTSGTSIFATVMLPPSKFHSVSCGSLHQLGEELLKPPPLPPRRKDASSESKLSSRSESPPAVPPRLRTPLPLPSVPRFTRGISEQTDGSSSPPPPPPPRDPIPEVMPPIPQRPPESFINCPMNPAVSPVGRIHWDYCSSPSSPCTPPGTPSPRLPFPPPGTPSPRIPRRLCPSPGPAVPSPCHLPPPIPPRHNSTPPTLPKLPPKTYKRELSHSTHTLSPPSIHTLSDSSQ from the exons ATGCAGCAGCCCGGATACGACTTCTCCAGCGAGGAGAACAGCTCCAGGTGGAGAGGCCTGTTCGTGCCGGCGCTCAGAAAG gtgcagtTACAGGTGCATCCAAATCTGTCGTCAAATGAAGATGCTCTGCAGCATATCGAGGAGCTCATACTGCAGCTGCTTAACATGCTGTGTGTCAGTCAGCCCAGAACTGTTTCTGATGTGGAG GAGCGCATCCAGAAGACGTTTCCGTACCCCATAGATAAGTGGGCCATGTCTGACGCTCAGTCAGCTATAGAGAAGCGCAAGCGCAGGAACCCTCTCCTGTTTCCTGTGGACAAGATCCACCCTTTACTGaag GAAGTGTTGGGCTATAAGATCGACTACCACGTCTCTCTGTACATCGTGGCCGTGCTGGAGTACATCTCAGCTGATATCCTCAAACTGGCTGGGAATTATGTGGGAAATATCCGACACTTTGAGATCAGCCAGCAGGACATAAAAGTCTCCATGTGTGCAGATAAG gTGCTGATGGACATGTTTGATCAGGAGGAGGTGGGTCTGGTGTCTCAGTGTGCAGAGGGAAACTCAACCACAGGTGTGCTGAACTACGATGACCTGGTGCGGTTGGAGATGGCTGAGGAACGGCAGTACCTGCGTGATCTTGACCTCATAATTAAGGTGTTCCGCCGAGCCTTCCTGTTCAACAGCAAACTCTTCAGCCCACAG GATGTGGAGCTAGTTTTCAGTAATATTTTGGAGGTACATGAGCTGACAGTGAAGTTGTTAGGTCTGATTGAAGACGCAGTGGAGATGACTGAAGATGGCAGTCCTCACCCACTGGTTGGCAGCTGTTTTGAAGACcttgcagag gaacaAGCCTTTGACCCCTATGAGACTCTGTCCCAGGACATTCTCTCCAAAGAGTTTCACGATCACTTCAGTAACCTGATGTCCCGCCCCACTGTGGCATTACACTTCCAG tcgATTGCTGAGGGTTTTAAGGAGGCTGTGCAGCATGTTCTTCCCCAGCTGATGATGATACCTGTGTATCACTGCATGCACTACTTTGAACTGCTGCAG CAACTGCAGGAGCGGAGCATAGACCATGATGACCGGGAGCATCTGAAACAGGCTCAGACGGCTCTGCTGAACCTGCAAAGCAGCATTGAGCGCATCTACAGCAAAAAACCTCCCCGCCGCAAAccagg tgaacctCTTTATTGGCTATATAGCCGAACGATTCGTAGTAAGCATCTGGCCATAAAGCGCATGAGTGAGATCCAAAGGAGCATCGACGGCTGGGAAGGCAGAGACATTGGTCAGTGCTGCAGCCAGTTCATCCTGGAGGGTCCGCTTGTACGTGCCGGTGCCAAGCACGAACGCCACAACTTTTTGTTCGATGGATTGATGATTAGCTGCAAGGCCAATCAGAGCTCACGAATGCCAGGGGCAGAGTTCCGGCTGAAGGAGAAGTTTGTGCTGCGTAAGTATCGTGTGGTGGACCGCGAGGACTCACAAGATCTACGCTTCGCCTTCGAGCTGGTGGGGCGCGATGAGGGCGGGGCTGTGTTCTGCGCACGCTCAGCTGAGGAGAAGAGTGCTTGGATGTCGGCGCTCTTCATGCTGCAGTGTAGAAGTACTCTGGACCGCATGCTGGATGCCGAACtacagaaggaggaggaggagcagccATTGCGTTTGCCATCTCCTGATGTGTACCGCTTCACCGTGCGTGACTCAGAGGAGAACATTGTGTTTGAGGAGCACATGCAGAGCAAAACCGGCATCCCCATCATTAAAGCAGGGACTGTGGAAAAACTCATAGAGAGACTCACCTACCACATGTATGCAG aTCCAAATTTTGTGCGAACGTTTTTGACGACTTATCGTTCTTTCTGCAAACCACAAGacctcctcacactcctcattGAAAG GTTTGAGATCCCTGAGCCTGAACAGTTGGAGGCGGAACTTGAGTCGATGTGGAACGGGAATCAGCCAATGGCAGCCGAGCTCCAGAGATTCCGTAGAGAATATGTGCAACCTGTCCAGCTCAG ggttcTAAATGTGTTTCGCCAGTGGGTGGAGCATCATTTCTATGACTTTGAGAATGATCCAGAACTACGCATCAGACTGGAGGATTATATCACCAACCCAATGCAGCtaagag GGAAGTCTGTGCGTAAGTGGGTGGTGTCCATTAATAAGATCATTAAGCGGAAGATGCAGATGCAGCCAAATGGCATCAGTCATAACATTACCTTCGAGGTTCCACCGCCTCCTGTGGAGTGGCACATCAGCCGGCCCGGCCAGATCGACACCTTTGACCTCATGACCCTTCACCCGATTGAGATCGCACGTCAGCTCACACTGCTGGAGTCTGACCTGTACAG GGCTGTGCGTCCGTCCGAGTTAGTGGGCAGTGTGTGGACTAAAGAAGATAAAGAGAAGAACTCGCCCAACCTGCTGAGGATGATCAGACACACCACCAACCTCACACTCTGGTTTGAGAA gtgTGTGGTGGAGGCAGAGAATTTGGAGGAACGGGTGGCGGTGATGATCAGGATAATTGAAATTCTGCAGGTTTTCCAGGAGCTCAACAATTTTAACGGCGTTTTAGAGATTGTTAGCGCCATCAACTCCGTACCTGTTTACCGCCTGGAGCACACTTTTGAG GCTGTGCcggagaggaagaagaggttTCTGGAGGAGGCAGTGGAGCTCAGTcaagatcattttaaaaagtatcTAGCCAAACTCAAATCCATCAACCCACCGTGTGTGCCTTTCTTCG gTATCTACCTGACCAACATCCTGAAAACAGAGGAGGGGAATCCGGACTTCCTGAAGCGTCATGGTAAAGATCTAATCAACTTTAGCAAGAGACGCAAAGTGGCTGAGATCACTGGGGAGATCCAGCAGTACCAGAACCAACCGTACCGTATTGCGGTCGAAAATGAAATCAGG CCCAGGAAGACATCTTACCCTCTGAAGTCCCCGGGGGTGCGTCCTGTGAGGCAGGTGACGaccggaggtgggaatcgaggACACCCTGCGCCGTTAGAGCGTGACCCATTGCCTAAAATCACCTTCAGGAGCATTGCTGAGACCGAGACAGAGAGCATGACCTCGCTGCCCACTTCCCCCAACACACCCGCCCAGACACCCCCCCCTTCCGCTTGCTCCGAGCTCAACTCTGTCTTCATAGAGCATGACACCAGTG gCACCAGTATTTTTGCTACTGTCATGCTGCCTCCTTCCA agTTTCACTCAGTGTCCTGTGGCAGTTTGCATCAGCTGGGTGAAGAGCTTCTGAAACCTCCACCACTGCCCCCCCGCAGGAAGGATGCATCCTCAGAGAGCAAG TTAAGTTCTAGATCAGAAAGTCCACCCGCAGTTCCACCTCGGCTGAGaactcctcttcctctcccttcTGTTCCTCGTTTCACACGTGGAATCAGCGAGCAGACAGATGGTTCCTCAAGCCCCCCACCACCTCCACCCCCACGTGACCCCATCCCAGAAGTGATGCCCCCCATACCGCAGCGACCCCCTGAGAGCTTCATCAACTGCCCCATGAACCCCGCTGTGTCTCCAGTGGGACGCATTCATTGGGATTACTGCAGCTCGCCCTCGTCCCCCTGCACCCCGCCAGGCACGCCCTCCCCTCGCCTCCCATTCCCCCCTCCGGGCACCCCGTCCCCCCGCATTCCCCGCCGTCTCTGCCCCTCCCCTGGTCCTGCTGTCCCCAGCCCGTGCCACCTGCCCCCTCCTATTCCACCTAGACACAACTCCACGCCCCCCACCCTGCCCAAACTGCCCCCAAAGACTTACAAAAGAGAGTtgtctcactccacacacactctctctccaccATCCATACACACATTGTCAGACAGCAGCCAGTGA
- the sos2 gene encoding son of sevenless homolog 2 isoform X2, giving the protein MQQPGYDFSSEENSSRWRGLFVPALRKVQLQVHPNLSSNEDALQHIEELILQLLNMLCVSQPRTVSDVEERIQKTFPYPIDKWAMSDAQSAIEKRKRRNPLLFPVDKIHPLLKEVLGYKIDYHVSLYIVAVLEYISADILKLAGNYVGNIRHFEISQQDIKVSMCADKEEVGLVSQCAEGNSTTGVLNYDDLVRLEMAEERQYLRDLDLIIKVFRRAFLFNSKLFSPQDVELVFSNILEVHELTVKLLGLIEDAVEMTEDGSPHPLVGSCFEDLAEEQAFDPYETLSQDILSKEFHDHFSNLMSRPTVALHFQSIAEGFKEAVQHVLPQLMMIPVYHCMHYFELLQQLQERSIDHDDREHLKQAQTALLNLQSSIERIYSKKPPRRKPGEPLYWLYSRTIRSKHLAIKRMSEIQRSIDGWEGRDIGQCCSQFILEGPLVRAGAKHERHNFLFDGLMISCKANQSSRMPGAEFRLKEKFVLRKYRVVDREDSQDLRFAFELVGRDEGGAVFCARSAEEKSAWMSALFMLQCRSTLDRMLDAELQKEEEEQPLRLPSPDVYRFTVRDSEENIVFEEHMQSKTGIPIIKAGTVEKLIERLTYHMYADPNFVRTFLTTYRSFCKPQDLLTLLIERFEIPEPEQLEAELESMWNGNQPMAAELQRFRREYVQPVQLRVLNVFRQWVEHHFYDFENDPELRIRLEDYITNPMQLRGKSVRKWVVSINKIIKRKMQMQPNGISHNITFEVPPPPVEWHISRPGQIDTFDLMTLHPIEIARQLTLLESDLYRAVRPSELVGSVWTKEDKEKNSPNLLRMIRHTTNLTLWFEKCVVEAENLEERVAVMIRIIEILQVFQELNNFNGVLEIVSAINSVPVYRLEHTFEAVPERKKRFLEEAVELSQDHFKKYLAKLKSINPPCVPFFGIYLTNILKTEEGNPDFLKRHGKDLINFSKRRKVAEITGEIQQYQNQPYRIAVENEIRRFFENLNPMGSMTEKEFSDYLFNKSLEIEPRNSKQPPRFPRKTSYPLKSPGVRPVRQVTTGGGNRGHPAPLERDPLPKITFRSIAETETESMTSLPTSPNTPAQTPPPSACSELNSVFIEHDTSGTSIFATVMLPPSKFHSVSCGSLHQLGEELLKPPPLPPRRKDASSESKLSSRSESPPAVPPRLRTPLPLPSVPRFTRGISEQTDGSSSPPPPPPPRDPIPEVMPPIPQRPPESFINCPMNPAVSPVGRIHWDYCSSPSSPCTPPGTPSPRLPFPPPGTPSPRIPRRLCPSPGPAVPSPCHLPPPIPPRHNSTPPTLPKLPPKTYKRELSHSTHTLSPPSIHTLSDSSQ; this is encoded by the exons ATGCAGCAGCCCGGATACGACTTCTCCAGCGAGGAGAACAGCTCCAGGTGGAGAGGCCTGTTCGTGCCGGCGCTCAGAAAG gtgcagtTACAGGTGCATCCAAATCTGTCGTCAAATGAAGATGCTCTGCAGCATATCGAGGAGCTCATACTGCAGCTGCTTAACATGCTGTGTGTCAGTCAGCCCAGAACTGTTTCTGATGTGGAG GAGCGCATCCAGAAGACGTTTCCGTACCCCATAGATAAGTGGGCCATGTCTGACGCTCAGTCAGCTATAGAGAAGCGCAAGCGCAGGAACCCTCTCCTGTTTCCTGTGGACAAGATCCACCCTTTACTGaag GAAGTGTTGGGCTATAAGATCGACTACCACGTCTCTCTGTACATCGTGGCCGTGCTGGAGTACATCTCAGCTGATATCCTCAAACTGGCTGGGAATTATGTGGGAAATATCCGACACTTTGAGATCAGCCAGCAGGACATAAAAGTCTCCATGTGTGCAGATAAG GAGGAGGTGGGTCTGGTGTCTCAGTGTGCAGAGGGAAACTCAACCACAGGTGTGCTGAACTACGATGACCTGGTGCGGTTGGAGATGGCTGAGGAACGGCAGTACCTGCGTGATCTTGACCTCATAATTAAGGTGTTCCGCCGAGCCTTCCTGTTCAACAGCAAACTCTTCAGCCCACAG GATGTGGAGCTAGTTTTCAGTAATATTTTGGAGGTACATGAGCTGACAGTGAAGTTGTTAGGTCTGATTGAAGACGCAGTGGAGATGACTGAAGATGGCAGTCCTCACCCACTGGTTGGCAGCTGTTTTGAAGACcttgcagag gaacaAGCCTTTGACCCCTATGAGACTCTGTCCCAGGACATTCTCTCCAAAGAGTTTCACGATCACTTCAGTAACCTGATGTCCCGCCCCACTGTGGCATTACACTTCCAG tcgATTGCTGAGGGTTTTAAGGAGGCTGTGCAGCATGTTCTTCCCCAGCTGATGATGATACCTGTGTATCACTGCATGCACTACTTTGAACTGCTGCAG CAACTGCAGGAGCGGAGCATAGACCATGATGACCGGGAGCATCTGAAACAGGCTCAGACGGCTCTGCTGAACCTGCAAAGCAGCATTGAGCGCATCTACAGCAAAAAACCTCCCCGCCGCAAAccagg tgaacctCTTTATTGGCTATATAGCCGAACGATTCGTAGTAAGCATCTGGCCATAAAGCGCATGAGTGAGATCCAAAGGAGCATCGACGGCTGGGAAGGCAGAGACATTGGTCAGTGCTGCAGCCAGTTCATCCTGGAGGGTCCGCTTGTACGTGCCGGTGCCAAGCACGAACGCCACAACTTTTTGTTCGATGGATTGATGATTAGCTGCAAGGCCAATCAGAGCTCACGAATGCCAGGGGCAGAGTTCCGGCTGAAGGAGAAGTTTGTGCTGCGTAAGTATCGTGTGGTGGACCGCGAGGACTCACAAGATCTACGCTTCGCCTTCGAGCTGGTGGGGCGCGATGAGGGCGGGGCTGTGTTCTGCGCACGCTCAGCTGAGGAGAAGAGTGCTTGGATGTCGGCGCTCTTCATGCTGCAGTGTAGAAGTACTCTGGACCGCATGCTGGATGCCGAACtacagaaggaggaggaggagcagccATTGCGTTTGCCATCTCCTGATGTGTACCGCTTCACCGTGCGTGACTCAGAGGAGAACATTGTGTTTGAGGAGCACATGCAGAGCAAAACCGGCATCCCCATCATTAAAGCAGGGACTGTGGAAAAACTCATAGAGAGACTCACCTACCACATGTATGCAG aTCCAAATTTTGTGCGAACGTTTTTGACGACTTATCGTTCTTTCTGCAAACCACAAGacctcctcacactcctcattGAAAG GTTTGAGATCCCTGAGCCTGAACAGTTGGAGGCGGAACTTGAGTCGATGTGGAACGGGAATCAGCCAATGGCAGCCGAGCTCCAGAGATTCCGTAGAGAATATGTGCAACCTGTCCAGCTCAG ggttcTAAATGTGTTTCGCCAGTGGGTGGAGCATCATTTCTATGACTTTGAGAATGATCCAGAACTACGCATCAGACTGGAGGATTATATCACCAACCCAATGCAGCtaagag GGAAGTCTGTGCGTAAGTGGGTGGTGTCCATTAATAAGATCATTAAGCGGAAGATGCAGATGCAGCCAAATGGCATCAGTCATAACATTACCTTCGAGGTTCCACCGCCTCCTGTGGAGTGGCACATCAGCCGGCCCGGCCAGATCGACACCTTTGACCTCATGACCCTTCACCCGATTGAGATCGCACGTCAGCTCACACTGCTGGAGTCTGACCTGTACAG GGCTGTGCGTCCGTCCGAGTTAGTGGGCAGTGTGTGGACTAAAGAAGATAAAGAGAAGAACTCGCCCAACCTGCTGAGGATGATCAGACACACCACCAACCTCACACTCTGGTTTGAGAA gtgTGTGGTGGAGGCAGAGAATTTGGAGGAACGGGTGGCGGTGATGATCAGGATAATTGAAATTCTGCAGGTTTTCCAGGAGCTCAACAATTTTAACGGCGTTTTAGAGATTGTTAGCGCCATCAACTCCGTACCTGTTTACCGCCTGGAGCACACTTTTGAG GCTGTGCcggagaggaagaagaggttTCTGGAGGAGGCAGTGGAGCTCAGTcaagatcattttaaaaagtatcTAGCCAAACTCAAATCCATCAACCCACCGTGTGTGCCTTTCTTCG gTATCTACCTGACCAACATCCTGAAAACAGAGGAGGGGAATCCGGACTTCCTGAAGCGTCATGGTAAAGATCTAATCAACTTTAGCAAGAGACGCAAAGTGGCTGAGATCACTGGGGAGATCCAGCAGTACCAGAACCAACCGTACCGTATTGCGGTCGAAAATGAAATCAGG aggtTCTTTGAGAACCTGAACCCCATGGGCAGTATGACTGAGAAGGAGTTCAGTGATTATCTATTTAATAAATCTCTGGAGATCGAGCCACGCAACAGCAAACAGCCTCCGCGATTT CCCAGGAAGACATCTTACCCTCTGAAGTCCCCGGGGGTGCGTCCTGTGAGGCAGGTGACGaccggaggtgggaatcgaggACACCCTGCGCCGTTAGAGCGTGACCCATTGCCTAAAATCACCTTCAGGAGCATTGCTGAGACCGAGACAGAGAGCATGACCTCGCTGCCCACTTCCCCCAACACACCCGCCCAGACACCCCCCCCTTCCGCTTGCTCCGAGCTCAACTCTGTCTTCATAGAGCATGACACCAGTG gCACCAGTATTTTTGCTACTGTCATGCTGCCTCCTTCCA agTTTCACTCAGTGTCCTGTGGCAGTTTGCATCAGCTGGGTGAAGAGCTTCTGAAACCTCCACCACTGCCCCCCCGCAGGAAGGATGCATCCTCAGAGAGCAAG TTAAGTTCTAGATCAGAAAGTCCACCCGCAGTTCCACCTCGGCTGAGaactcctcttcctctcccttcTGTTCCTCGTTTCACACGTGGAATCAGCGAGCAGACAGATGGTTCCTCAAGCCCCCCACCACCTCCACCCCCACGTGACCCCATCCCAGAAGTGATGCCCCCCATACCGCAGCGACCCCCTGAGAGCTTCATCAACTGCCCCATGAACCCCGCTGTGTCTCCAGTGGGACGCATTCATTGGGATTACTGCAGCTCGCCCTCGTCCCCCTGCACCCCGCCAGGCACGCCCTCCCCTCGCCTCCCATTCCCCCCTCCGGGCACCCCGTCCCCCCGCATTCCCCGCCGTCTCTGCCCCTCCCCTGGTCCTGCTGTCCCCAGCCCGTGCCACCTGCCCCCTCCTATTCCACCTAGACACAACTCCACGCCCCCCACCCTGCCCAAACTGCCCCCAAAGACTTACAAAAGAGAGTtgtctcactccacacacactctctctccaccATCCATACACACATTGTCAGACAGCAGCCAGTGA